From Dendropsophus ebraccatus isolate aDenEbr1 chromosome 10, aDenEbr1.pat, whole genome shotgun sequence:
AAAAATGTTGTCTGCATGAATAGCTGGTAGTAAAGGTGTTTATGGAGCTGGCTCAGATGCTAAGCCTGCACCATACTTGCCTTGTACAAGCTGCTGTCTGCAGCTGACACCCACATCAGGGATTGTTCTGGTGCTGGTCACTTACCTTACTACTTTATGTACGCTATGCAATGCTTTAAATAGTTTTCAGGTTGTGCTTTacaactataaaaataaaaaggaacacAGTTGGTATAGAATATTCTTATATGTTTTATGTGACTTCTGCAGAAACCAACCCCAGTGTCACTAGCTTTATGTGCACAAACCTGATGTTGGGGTTTCTTGCATTAGGTCATTTGATTGTATAAAGGGCAAGATGCCTAAAATTCTCTATTAAATGTGTAGTCCATATAACCCATGTGTTTAATCCTGTTCTAGTTGCCTGGAAGTGATATTGCAAGCGGCAGTGATGTGTTATCAGATATCATTCCCAGCATCCCTAGCTCTCCTTGCCTCCCCTCCAAGAAAAAGAACAAACATAGGAATCTGGACGACCTCCCTTGGAGTGCTATGACAAATGATGAGCAGGTAATGTcaccatacacacactgactCTTTCTAAAGCTGGACGTTCATTGGACCATTTGTTCTTATATATTTCAGTATTGGGGCAGTGGTTGCCAAACACAATTATTTCACCATCTTTTTAGGAGGGAGAATCATGTCCTATTTGGAAACCTATTCCCAGTTGCAAGTAGTCATTTTACTACTGGACATGTTTTTTATTGCAGAACAACTGAATAAATTCAATAAAGCTTCAATGAGACAAAGTTCATTCATTCTGATATGACATCTGGTACAAATTTACCAGCCGCTACTCTTCTTATTTTTCTCATACATAAAAATAAACTGTAGAGTAATGAGAAGTTATTATTACAGTGTTGCTTAGATCAGCTAGTGCTGGTGGACGGATGAACGTCACAAGCCCCCTCTACTGGGTAGTAACACTGCCGGGTATCCACTAAAGTGTGGAGAGCTGCGATGTCCCCTGTTGTAAGAAGTAATTATCCTAATATTTGGCACACCATTTTATTAAACAACACAGGTAAAGACTTTTCATTTAGAAGacttttggtgcgtttacacagatttatctgactgattttttaagtcaaatccaggaatggattagaaaagaggagaactctcagaattttctttatgacctgttctttgtttatagtctgttcctggttttggcctaAACAATAAATcagatgtcagataaatctgtctgtgtagacGCACCATCAGTTACAATCAGAAAACACAAATTAGAGCCAAAGTTTGCCAAAACAATTGTTGGCTATTATGCTGAtgtttattttcttaaagggaatctgtcagctggaaTGCACCATCCGaacagctgacactgttagatagctgttacatCAGGGAGATACATGTTACCTTTCTTTTATATGTTTGTGATTCTAgagcatagaaaaatgcttttattatatagtaagaacagtcagaggctttcctgagccaCTTAAGTGAACCAAGCTGTAATCAGGAAACTAGGAGTGCTTTCTGGATTTCCAGGGTAAAGAACGTATTATAGCATCCATAAATCTGGATGCGGAAAGTGTCCGTAATTCCAgaagctcccatagacttctaatgGGGCATCCCTGATGGAATTTTAGAGGAAAATAAGACAGGCTCTAGAATTTCCTGACCTTTTTTCCAGAACAGACactcttcaggaaaaatcctgatggTTGTCTGTGCCCAATAGAACCATATGGGTCAGGAAATGTATCTGCATtgcctgataagaaatccagataGATTCCTGACGTGTGAAGGGGACCTAaccgtgtcagcagtttggaacgtgagttacagctgacagattccccttaaatCAAATGGTCTGACTGATGAGGACGGGCCCTTTTAGAAAATAACCACAAAAAGTGATTGCTCCACAGCAGATGTAGTGATGGTTTCCTATTTGCTTACTGTCTCTCTATGGGTGGTTATGATGCTGATAGCTTTTGCTGTGGAAGCCCACTGTGCTTGCCTCTCGTGAATATGACTTTAGTGTAATGTAAAAATTTTTACTTCAGGGCAACTTATCAGATGTTGAATAGTTTGACCATTGGTTGAACATTGTCTTCTAGTGGTAAGACACgtttcatttttgttttcttcTAGGTGGAATACATAGAGTATCTCAGCCGAAAGGTCAGCACAGAGATGGGACTTCGGGAACAGCTTGACATCATAAAAATCATCGATCCTACAGCGCAGATTTCCCCTACAGATAGCGAGTTTATCATTGAACTGAACTGCCTGACTGATGAAAAGCTCAAACAGGTTTGTATGCACATAAAGGCTGTGggtacggagaacttatttctGGGGAGGATTGAATTAGGAGAGCACGAAGTAGCTAAAGAATTTCAGAATATAGCAGGGTCCCAGGACTAACAGAAGCAGGATCCGAATCACTGAAATAGTCATAGAAACAAAGGAGGGTCGCACACTAGTTATTTGAGATAGACTACAgcatggtggttcagtggttattattattgttattattattgttattattattattgtgttccCCATTGGGGGCAGGGACTGACATATGTTGGTGATGTAAGTAACGCAAGTAACACAATCTTATTTCCAGATTACACGTCTTTAACAGCCCTTAGAATGTCCCTCCTCTAAtttcaaagtgttttttttcccatttgccATAAATTCAGTCCTTTTTTTCCCTTAATCTTCAGGTCAGAAGTTATATCAAGGAGCATAGTCCACGTCAGCGATCGACACGGGACAGCTGGAAAAGGACCAGTTACAGTACAGCTAGTACAAGTGGTGTGAGTGGAGCCAGTGTGAGCAGTAGCAGTGCCAGTATGGTCAGCACAGCAAGCAGCAGCGGCTCTAGTGGGGGCAACTCTGCCTCCAACTCAAGTGCAAACATGAGCCGGACTCACAGCGACAGCAATCTGTCTGCAAGTGCAGCAGAAAGGATTAGGGACTCCAAGGTAAGGGCATATTTGTACTGTTTGTTTACACATATGAAGTATGTTTTCTTATTTTCTTGGATATACCGTAGTGAAGAGttatagacttttttttacatttcttttgtaAGTATAACATGTAACAGGAAGTTTTCTTACCTATATccacccccccttttttttttttttttcttcctattgAGTAATAACAAACTTGTCAAATAATAAATCTATAACTCCATGAGTAGGTTTAATAAAGTACTTAAAGGAGTCCTGACTCATCACAGTGGGTCTGACTGCTGGCCTGACAGGACTCAAGAATAGAATGGGACTTCCAAAGCTCCCTTCTGAATAGTGACGGGGGGGAGGCAAGCTAGAGCCCCTTTCTTGCCAATGCAGGTGGTACTGTTTTGGGGTACATAGGGCCCTATGATCGCGTTTTACTACGTACTGGGAGGCGAGGTAAGCAGAAATCTTTCTTTTTATACTTCTAAATATGCTTTTGTTTATTGAAGTATATGGTCATTTTGCAGAAGGAGTACTATCATGGTGGGCCTGGTGACCTTCACTAGGCCTCTACGTGCCTGCAGTGGAGTGGTGTCTAAACACATAGATTGTTTAAGAGGTGACTGGCACTACTTCCTTGGTGGGTGTGCGTGCAATCAGCTGTACAATAATACAGACT
This genomic window contains:
- the FAM199X gene encoding protein FAM199X; translation: MSEGLYEKFLAPDEPFPLLSQRGSISEEGCLDVSDFGCQLSSCHRTDPLHRFHSNRWNLTSCGTSVASSECSEELFSSVSVGDQDDCYSLLDDQDFTSFDLFPEGSVCSDVSSSISTYWDWSDSEFEWQLPGSDIASGSDVLSDIIPSIPSSPCLPSKKKNKHRNLDDLPWSAMTNDEQVEYIEYLSRKVSTEMGLREQLDIIKIIDPTAQISPTDSEFIIELNCLTDEKLKQVRSYIKEHSPRQRSTRDSWKRTSYSTASTSGVSGASVSSSSASMVSTASSSGSSGGNSASNSSANMSRTHSDSNLSASAAERIRDSKKRSKQRKLQQKALRKRQLKEQRQARKERLSGLFLNEEVLSLKVNEEEHETDVDVLM